One window from the genome of Vespula pensylvanica isolate Volc-1 chromosome 11, ASM1446617v1, whole genome shotgun sequence encodes:
- the LOC122632862 gene encoding mediator of RNA polymerase II transcription subunit 13 isoform X1 has translation MTHPSHQTNGASLEDCHTNFFALTDLCGIKWRKLVWGEVAGGFGGTPLEDPVLSSFSRCLAGDILCVWRRVAATPAASAGGPATASGPGPGIFELGIAPSPAPPPLSLTAAKELWIFWYGEEPDLSGLVSPELIACESEQGSWESGLSYECRSLLFKALHNLIERCLLSRDFVRLGKWFVQPYDGFEKHRCSSSHLSFSFAFFVHGESTVCASVDVRQHPAVRHLTRACLQRTQTSQSGVKVILAPYGLAGTLTGQVGRMDSQLLEEWKHFYPINSNNIETGLPPLVEVLVGGVRMRYPSCYVLVTDMDDTPPGAPLSPPNSPISCENTFATEQDFGAATELPERVWAECTLSSPVSASKTESSTELGTWTFVEPTQKASCTCSKYTNPGGWKGLASSQVQRERVDKGGRRVVPFHRRSTTQWDACPSVPASAPRSVLSRVEAPSTPPEGPPSYSRGPPTGGDCLPVPSVGSPGSPAPSPLPTPHSEPASVPPAEPTMPTLSPQPPPSHTNTAPPLTPSQGPKSASSACNNQAHSPLPGQTLKRPILASREYEGALLEDEQPLSWLYDYSTQEAWLNHPVKRFKGPTSGPTNVRSNTLYPPMNLQALQPQAPKLEIKQEPNVTTSDCIGRRSDPYEFDAMGEENNTNVDGLRRQRDDPPKPGSLFTSEGLQASYKDLEQIFDNSDPDTSSDETNLNQLQVQTPPGSNKSGGMHEETRIDGTNKHNNRGVGVLRPEELSKMFPTPPSLEHNPVASPCQLNDPLTDQTDLSVPQRPLRHLPDIYPNMGSPQEEPIDDWSYVFKPAPICKMVGSSKYAPLTNLPSQSLPPVTLPSHCVYRPSWQCSSTSINSDKPLPPSRPGSVQQQPCPPSPAPLGAPYRTTTLPGRPPPPPYDQPSPATSTTSSYLNKNLNSIEADTPGPTRAPESNSLVVNILLGDTALNIFRDHNFDSCSLCVCNAGPKVVGNIKGADAGVYLTNSWGNGSALIQDDDQIRCSCGFSAVVNRRLAHKAGLFYEDEMEITGIAEDPAEKKKGSLAALACGGGKSPEGLDIIPPNVLELLREQCLLVQSSASSLYRAARIYASMKSYPMLAPTVNTLEFNDGNEVSLAALDQGKIDSTHSERTNRVNGIHRWVFLRARGPQCSGDIVRMMRALQPLLQDAVQKKCTTRMWEAPYTVAGPLTWRQFHRLAGRGTDDRCEPQPIPALVVGYDRDWLSLSPYALGYWEKLLLEPYAGPRDIAYVVVAPDSDCVVNKVKSFFRELSTTYEICRLGRHTPISKVLRDGILRVGKSAAQKLAKQPIDEWFKFLGENRIGELLRLYAQVCNHRLAPYLTQVIQDRSLLDPGDAQLSNKQQQQQQQQQPQTTAPVTDTMPATPDVMTTKPESVESENPRSETPSNTSNPNPNIGNTTPTSQMSTGNSTTTIGPDEEEVEPPAVVVYLVEPFSLGGPEDSDRRRLAILALLRAYSAAVNSMPENIRSNINVQLISLESIMELGRARERRKIQDEMRALALNVFLQGRRLLNHNSTVKSLTGFGTAAAADLFLKSKDSYSNTLATPPHQERNKAPYRLYAPAYVLAPLRAKSEAPESFGIAGPEECAVLYLSYCLSEDQSWLLAVATDDRGEIFETATINIDIPNRKRRKRASARRIGLQKLMDFILGVMSQGVQPWRLVVGRVGRIGHGELKGWSWLLSRKALLKASKHLKEICGQCSLLYPSAAPCVLSACLVSLEPDSTLRLMADQFTPDERFSQASVNCQLSTPQDVTCTHILVFPTSATTQSSQTAFQEQHINGPELGDDELFSALNDDMPEAMEGMGDFNDIFNVWPEAGAGGGQSPSGSPHRPEGSPLGGDGGGSGLGNHDGPGSPFQCSNTSRVAVAEQSEEVGTLLQQPLALGYLVSTAPTGRMPPWFWAACPHLEGVCPVFLKNALHLHSPSIQQNSDDLLQQQSALTAHPLDSQYTTDVLRYVLEGYNALSWLAMDANTKDRLSCLPVHVQALMQLYHAAAALV, from the exons acgGACCTCTGCGGTATAAAATGGAGGAAGCTCGTGTGGGGCGAAGTGGCCGGCGGTTTCGGGGGTACTCCACTCGAGGATCCGGTACTGTCGAGCTTCTCGCGTTGCCTCGCGGGTGACATTCTCTGCGTGTGGCGGCGGGTCGCCGCCACGCCGGCTGCCTCCGCCGGCGGCCCGGCAACCGCCTCTGGACCCGGCCCTGGCATCTTCGAACTGGGCATCGCGCCCTCTCCAGCTCCTCCACCACTCTCTCTGACTGCAGCCAAGGAACTCTGGATCTTCTGGTACGGCGAGGAACCCGATCTTTCTGGTCTCGTCTCGCCAGAGCTCATCGCCTGCG AAAGCGAACAAGGATCGTGGGAAAGTGGTTTGTCATACGAGTGCAGGTCTCTTCTCTTTAAAGCTCTTCATAATTTGATCGAACGGTGCTTACTATCACGTGACTTTGTTCGATTAGGAAAGTGGTTTGTGCAACCATATGATGGCTTTGAAAAACATCGTTGTAGCAG CAGTCACTTGTCATTCTCGTTTGCATTTTTTGTGCATGGAGAAAGCACTGTATGTGCAAGCGTGGATGTCAGACAACATCCTGCAGTGCGACATCTTACTAGGGCATGTTTGCAGCGCACTCAAACATCTCAATCTGGTGTTAAGg TGATCTTGGCTCCTTACGGATTGGCAGGAACTTTAACAGGCCAAGTTGGACGTATGGATAGTCAGCTTCTCGAAGAATGGAAACATTTCTATccaattaatagtaataacattGAAACAGGACTGCCACCACTTGTGGAAGTTCTTGTTGGTGGTGTACGCATGCGTTATCCATCCTGTTATGTATTAGTTACGGATATGGATGATACACCACCGGGAGCTCCATTGTCACCACCAAATAGTCCTATTAGTTGTGAAAATACTTTTGCAACTGAACAAGATTTTGGAGCTGCTACAGAATTACCAGAACGCGTATGGGCAGAATGTACTTTAAGCTCACCAGTATCTGCTTCCAAGACCGAATCTTCCACAGAACTTGGAACCTGGACATTTGTTGAACCAACGCAAAAGGCTTCCTGTACTTGCTCAaa GTATACCAACCCCGGGGGTTGGAAGGGCCTGGCCTCCTCACAGGTtcagagggagagagtagaTAAAGGTGGACGGAGGGTCGTACCATTTCATCGACGCTCTACCACCCAGTGGGATGCTTGCCCCTCTGTCCCTGCTAGTGCCCCCAG gtCCGTATTGAGCAGAGTAGAAGCACCAAGTACGCCACCAGAAGGACCACCATCTTATTCAAGAGGTCCACCTACCGGAGGAGATTGTCTACCAGTTCCATCAGTAGGATCACCAGGCTCGCCAGCACCATCTCCACTTCCAACTCCACATTCTGAGCCTGCATCAGTTCCACCAGCAGAACCAACGATGCCTACACTCAGCCCACAACCACCACCCAGTCATACAAACACTGCCCCTCCTTTAACTCCATCACAAGGTCCAAAATCGGCATCTTCTGCATGTAATAATCAGGCACATAGTCCTTTACCTGGGCAAACACTAAAACGACCAATCTTAGCCTCTAGAGAATATGAAGGTGCTCTTTTAGAAGATGAACAACCTTTGTCTTGGCTTTATGATTATTCGACACAAGAAGCTTGGCTCAATCATCCTGTCAAGCGTTTTAAAGGTCCAACGAGTGGTCCAACTAATGTTCGAAGTAACACTCTATATCCACCAATGAATTTGCAAGCTTTACAACCTCAAGCACCAAAACTAGAAATCAAACAGGAACCAAACGTAACAACT AGTGATTGTATCGGAAGAAGATCAGATCCATATGAATTTGATGCAATGGGAGAAGAGAATAATACAAACGTCGATGGTTTAAGGCGACAAAGAGACGATCCACCTAAACCAGGATCTTTATTTACTAGCGAAGGTCTTCAAGCATCTTATAAGGATTTGGAACAGATTTTTGATAATTCTGATCCTGATACTTCGAGTGACGAGACC AACTTAAATCAGCTTCAAGTACAAACACCACCGGGTTCTAATAAATCGGGTGGTATGCATGAAGAGACAAGGATAGACGGTACAAATAAGCACAACAATCGTGGTGTAGGAGTATTACGACCGGAAGAACTCTCCAAAATGTTTCCAACGCCACCGTCTTTGGAGCACAATCCAGTAGCTTCGCCATGTCAGTTAAACGATCCGCTTACGGACCAAACCGATCTCTCCGTTCCACAACGTCCACTCAGGCATCTCCCGGACATCTATCCCAATATGGGATCTCCGCAAGAGGAACCAATCGATGATTGGTCATACGTGTTCAAGCCAGCTCCCATCTGCAAGATGGTCGGTTCTTCCAAATACGCTCCACTTACGAATCTACCTAGCCAATCCCTTCCACCCGTTACACTGCCATCGCACTGCGTGTACAGACCTTCCTGGCAGTGTAGTTCGACTTCCATCAATTCGGATAAACCTCTTCCACCGTCTAGACCCGGATCCGTTCAACAACAACCTTGTCCACCGAGTCCAGCACCATTAGGCGCTCCATATCGTACGACTACTCTTCCGGGTAggccaccgccaccaccataCGACCAACCGAGTCCAGCTACTTCTACAACATCCtcatatctaaataaaaaccTAAACAGTATCGAGGCAGACACACCGGGGCCAACTCGTGCTCCGGAATCTAATTCTCTCGTGGTGAACATACTTTTGGGTGATACGGCATTGAATATTTTCCGTGATCATAACTTCGATAGTTGCAGTCTATGCGTATGTAACGCAGGTCCGAAAGTTGTTGGTAATATAAAAGGTGCCGATGCAGGTGTTTATCTAACGAACTCTTGGGGAAATGGTAGTGCTCTGATTCAAGATGACGATCAAATTAGGTGCAGCTGTGGTTTTAGTGCTGTGGTAAATAGGCGATTAGCTCATAAAGCAGGATTATTTTATGAAGACGAGATGGAAATAACGGGAATTGCTGAAGATCCagcggagaaaaagaaagggtcGCTTGCCGCACTTGCATGCGGTGGAGGCAAATCGCCTGAAGGATTAGATATTATTCCTCCGAACGTCTTGGAATTACTTCGAGAGCAATGCTTGCTAGTACAGAGTTCCGCGAGCAGTCTTTACAGAGCGGCAAGAATTTACGCTAGCATGAAGAGTTACCCAATGCTCGCACCAACGGTGAATACCCTAGAATTCAATGATGGCAACGAGGTGTCGCTCGCAGCATTAGATCAGGGCAAGATCGATAGTACACATAGTGAAAGGACTAATCGTGTTAATGGCATACATCGTTGGGTCTTTCTCAGAGCTCGCGGTCCTCAGTGTAGTGGTGATATTGTGAGAATGATGAGAGCCCTACAGCCGCTCTTACAAGATGCAGTACAGAAAAAGTGTACCACTAGAATGTGGGAAGCACCTTACACCGTTGCTGGACCTCTTACTTGGAGACAATTTCATCGTTTGGCTGGACGTGGAACGGACGATCGATGCGAACCGCAACCGATACCTGCACTGGTTGTAGGCTATGACAGAGATTGGTTATCATTATCACCTTACGCTCTTGGTTATTGGGAGAAACTATTGTTGGAACCTTACGCCGGCCCGAGGGATATCGCTTATGTTGTGGTCGCACCAGACAGCGATTGCGTAGTCAATAAAGTCAAGTCATTTTTCCGTGAGCTTTCAACAACTTACGAA ATCTGTCGATTAGGGAGACACACTCCAATTTCAAAGGTATTACGCGACGGGATTCTTCGTGTCGGTAAATCAGCAGCACAAAAGTTAGCGAAGCAACCGATCGACGAATGGTTTAAATTTCTTGGTGAAAATCGAATAGGAGAATTATTGCGACTATATGCTCAAGTGTGTAATCATCGTCTGGCACCATATTTGACGCAAGTTATACAAGATCGAAGTTTATTAGATCCTGGTGACGCTCAGCTATCAAataaacaacaacagcagcagcagcagcaacaaccgCAAACCACCGCTCCTGTTACCGATACGATGCCAGCAACGCCTGACGTGATGACGACAAAGCCAGAATCTGTTG AAAGCGAAAACCCAAGAAGCGAGACTCCCTCGAATACGTCAAATCCAAATCCGAATATCGGTAATACTACGCCGACTTCGCAAATGTCCACCGGAAATTCAACAACGACTATAGGTCCCGACGAGGAGGAAGTCGAACCACCGGCCGTTGTTGTTTATTTAGTCGAACCATTCTCTTTGGGAGGACCCGAAGATTCGGATCGGCGACGGCTTGCTATATTAGCTCTGTTACGAGCCTATTCTGCTGCAGTGAACAGCATGCCTGAAAATATTAGATCTAACATAAATGTTCAG ttAATATCACTGGAAAGCATAATGGAATTAGGTCGCgcaagagaaaggaggaagataCAAGATGAGATGAGAGCTTTGGCTTTAAACGTGTTTCTACAAGGACGTCGTTTGCTGAACCATAATTCCACGGTAAAGAGTCTTACTGGTTTCGGTACCGCAGCCGCCGCAGACCTATTCCTGAAAAGTAAAGAT TCATATAGTAATACTCTTGCAACTCCTCCACATCAGGAACGGAACAAAGCACCGTACCGATTGTACGCACCAGCCTATGTATTGGCCCCTCTACGAGCGAAAAGCGAAGCGCCGGAATCATTTGGAATTGCTGGACCAGAGGAGTGTGCTGTATTATATTTGAGTTACTGCCTCAGCGAAGATCAATCTTGGTTATTGGCCGTGGCAACGGATGATCGAGGAGAGATCTTCGAAACAGCTAccattaatattgatatacccaataggaaacgaagaaaacgtgCCTCTGCCAGAAGAATTGGATTACAGAAACTTATGGATTTCATCCTTGGTGTGATGTCTCAAGGT GTGCAACCGTGGAGATTAGTTGTAGGTCGTGTTGGACGTATAGGACATGGAGAATTGAAAGGCTGGAGTTGGTTACTTTCTAGAAAAGCTCTTTTGAAAGCTTCGAaacatttgaaagaaatatgtgGACAATGTAGTCTTTTATACCCATCAGCAGCGCCTTGTGTACTCAGCGCATGTTTAGTATCTCTAGAACCTGACTCGACTCTCAGACTAATGGCTGATCAATTTACACCCGATGAAAGGTTTAGCCAAGCATCAGTAAACTGCCAATTATCCACACCACAAGATGTTACATGTACTCATATCCTCGTTTTTCCTACGTCGGCTACTACTCAG TCATCCCAGACTGCCTTTCAAGAACAACATATAAATGGACCAGAATTAGGAGATGACGAATTATTTTCTGCTTTGAATGACGATATGCCAGAAGCCATGGAGGGCATGGGAgatttcaatgatattttcaaTGTATGGCCCGAGGCAGGTGCAGGTGGTGGTCAAAGTCCTAGCGGGAGTCCTCATCGGCCTGAAGGATCTCCATTAGGAGGAGACGGTGGGGGTTCTGGATTAGGCAATCATGATGGACCAGGTAGTCCGTTTCAGTGCAGTAATACGTCCAGA gTAGCCGTTGCTGAACAATCGGAAGAAGTTGGTACGCTTTTACAACAACCACTTGCTCTTGGTTATCTAGTATCTACTGCACCAACAGGCCGAATGCCACCATGGTTTTGGGCAGCTTGTCCACATCTTGAAGGAGTTTGTCCagtttttttgaaaaatgctTTACATCTTCACAGTCCCTCAATTCAGCAAAATAGTGACGACCTCCTACAACAACAAAGCGCACTTACTGCTCACCCACTTGATTCACAGTATACCACCGATGTACTCAG GTATGTTCTGGAGGGATATAACGCATTATCATGGCTCGCAATGGATGCAAATACCAAGGATCGATTATCCTGTTTACCGGTGCATGTACAGGCGCTCATGCAGCTCTACCACGCAGCGGCAGCTCTCGTCTGA